A genomic stretch from Setaria viridis chromosome 1, Setaria_viridis_v4.0, whole genome shotgun sequence includes:
- the LOC117851044 gene encoding OVARIAN TUMOR DOMAIN-containing deubiquitinating enzyme 11 yields MSEQQERVSKSSSSSISSSTQESEEELTIGTLITEAANTTNSAKSLGRRLSHLDSIPHTPRVNGKIPDFNNATIDHESLLERLGTYGLAEYQIEGDGNCQFRALADQIFRNPDYHKHVRKAVVKQLKEFKKHYEGYVPMEYKVYLKKMKRSGEWGDHVTLQAAADRFAAKICLLTSFRDTCLVEIVPRDATPTRELWLSFWCEVHYNSLYAIEDLPSRKTKKKHWLF; encoded by the exons ATGTCTGAACAGCAGGAACGTGTTAGCAAAAGCTCTTCCTCAAGTATTAGCAGCAGTACTCAGGAGAGTGAGGAGGAACTGACCATCGGTACCCTTATAACTGAAGCAGCAAACACAACAAACAGTGCAAAGAGTCTTGGAAGGCGCCTGTCACACTTAGATTCGATCCCG CACACTCCTCGAGTGAATGGGAAAATTCCGGATTTTAATAATGCGACAATAGATCATGAATCGTTGCTGGAAAG ACTGGGCACTTACGGCTTAGCTGAATACCAAATAGAAGGAGATGGGAACTGTCAG TTCCGAGCTCTGGCAGACCAGATATTCCGCAATCCTGACTATCACAAACACGTGAGGAAGGCAGTAGTGAAGCAG CTAAAGGAATTCAAGAAGCACTATGAAGGCTATGTACCGATGGAATATAAGGTTTAtctgaagaaaatgaaaag ATCTGGGGAATGGGGAGATCATGTGACCTTACAGGCGGCTGCAGATAGG TTTGCTGCTAAAATATGTCTGTTGACATCGTTTAGAGACACATGCCTAGTCGAGATAGTCCCCAGAGATGCCACTCCCACAAGAG AGCTTTGGCTAAGTTTCTGGTGCGAAGTACATTACAATTCATTGTATGCAATTGAAG ATCTGCCGTCACGCAAAACTAAAAAGAAGCACTGGCTGTTTTAG
- the LOC117841748 gene encoding protein JASON isoform X2 yields the protein MGCFLSCFRGGSDPSGDLRDPLVRESRIGDAFLNDDKRIEAGGRLDVEAANGGGVDEELRREANYLKSCGTISQTPPEILEFSSPATSEDTNERNDTSSNVQVMEETKLLEGNLSEVSKSDEPDSLIQQQNIDEGIVRVESESGSSSQDNPSFQTIRDQKTDSSDSPYPTPLVLRGDIQTPGTVYTACMGTSKHGKRARASRQFIYPVLRPIENKLQWMELKAAESPVLASNPPKRRNMSSDFGKKPQQTFASSMAAQTGSPNSEPFPFHDYCAEQDEVISPDELKAQNVKQQLFEGGEELPEQGSEDGKHGVSSLAYWLKPSSADDESHGDTNTEDNVEKEPCYEKSVFDVPIFPASAFNWDIDNPTPVLPKAWDGNGIPNTTTKYKEDQKVSWHATPFEERLMKVLSDEKPLHERKISGKLIHLEENAE from the exons ATGGGCTGCTTCCTCTCCTGCTTCCGCGGCGGCTCCGACCCATCCGGCGATCTCCGC GATCCGCTCGTACGGGAGAGCCGCATCGGGGACGCCTTCCTGAATGACGACAAGA GAATTGAAGCGGGTGGAAGGCTGGATGTGGAGGCGGCTAATGGTGGAGGAGTCGACGAGGAGCTCAGGAGAGAG GCAAATTATCTCAAATCTTGTGGCACAATATCACAAACCCCACCAGAAATTCTGGAATTTTCAAGCCCAGCCACTTCAGAAGACACTAATGAG CGCAATGACACATCCAGCAATGTGCAAGTGATGGAAGAGACAAAACTACTGGAAGGGAACTTATCTGAAGT GTCCAAATCTGATGAGCCTGATTCACTGATTCAACAGCAGAACATTGATGAAGGAATTGTCAGGGTGGAATCAGAATCTGGATCATCGTCACAGGACAATCCTTCATTTCAGACCATCAGAGACCAGAAGACTGATTCTAGTGATTCACCTTATCCAACCCCTTTGGTCCTCAGAGGTGACATCCAGACTCCTGGAACAGTATACACTGCATGTATGGGGACTTCAAAGCATGGAAAGCGTGCAAGAGCCAGCAGACAGTTCATTTACCCTGTTCTGAGACCCATTGAGAACAAGCTACAGTGGATGGAACTAAAAGCCGCTGAGTCACCTGTGCTAGCATCCAATCCTCCGAAGAGAAGAAATATGAGCTCAGATTTCGGCAAGAAGCCTCAGCAGACTTTTGCAAGTTCAATGGCTGCACAGACAGGTTCACCAAATTCCGAGCCTTTCCCGTTCCATGACTACTGTGCAGAGCAGGATGAAGTCATCTCGCCTGACGAACTCAAGGCTCAGAATGTCAAGCAGCAGCTGTTTGAAGGTGGAGAAGAACTACCGGAACAAGGTTCAGAAGATGGAAAGCATGGCGTTTCAAGCCTCGCTTATTGGCTGAAGCCATCATCTGCAGATGATGAGAGCCACGGTGACACCAACACCGAAGACAACGTTGAGAAGGAGCCATGCTACGAGAAGAGTGTCTTTGATGTGCCTATCTTTCCAGCATCAGCTTTCAACTGGGACATTGATAATCCTACCCCTGTGTTGCCCAAGGCGTGGGACGGCAACGGCATCCCAAACACCACAACAAAGTACAAAGAG GACCAGAAAGTCAGTTGGCATGCCACACCGTTTGAGGAGAGGCTGATGAAGGTTCTGTCGGATGAGAAGCCGCTCCATGAAAG GAAAATCAGCGGGAAGCTTATCCACCTTGAGGAAAACGCCGAGTAG
- the LOC117842759 gene encoding peptidyl-prolyl cis-trans isomerase FKBP17-1, chloroplastic, with product MVTTAVTAVAGAAPPPPKGKAVTVATTPLPTLTRRQLLVAVATASTFRTAAPSAAAPEFAEIPGSGGVKALDRREGSGEVPAEGDQVAIHYYGRLAAKQGWRFDSTYDHKDETGEPIPFVFTIGSGKVIPGIEAAVKSMKVGGLRRVIIPPSQGYQNTSQEPIPPNFFDRQRLFTTIFNPTRLANGEGSTLGTLIFDIELINIRQRS from the exons ATGGTCACCACGGCCGTCAcggcggtcgccggcgccgcgccgccgcctccgaaaGGAAAAGCAGTAACTGTAGCCACAACACCACTTCCCACCCTCACCAGAAGGCAGCTCCTCGTCGCGgtcgccaccgcctccaccttcCGCACGGCAGCCCCCTCCGCTGCGGCCCCCGAATTCGCGGAAATCCCTGGCTCCGGCGGCGTTAAGGCCCTGGACCGCCGGGAGGGTTCCGGTGAGGTCCCGGCCGAGGGCGACCAG GTTGCAATTCACTATTATGGGAGATTGGCAGCGAAGCAAGGATGGCGCTTTGATTCCACCTATGATCATAAGGATGAGACCGGTGAACCCATTCCGTTTGTCTTCACCATTGGGTCTGGAAAA GTTATACCTGGTATTGAAGCAGCAGTGAAGTCCATGAAGGTTGGTGGTCTTCGTCGTGTTATCATTCCGCCGTCACAGGGATATCAAAACACATCACAGGAACCTATTCCCCCAAAC TTCTTTGATCGGCAGAGGCTATTTACTACTATATTCAACCCAACACGTCTCGCAAATGGTGAGGGTTCCACCCTTGGTACACTTATCTTCGACATCGAGCTAATCAACATAAGGCAACGCTCATAA
- the LOC117848872 gene encoding porphobilinogen deaminase, chloroplastic: MVLVRCTTAHHSLLGSPTCLARPRRRACPVVRAAVAVEAGAQAKVSLIRIGTRGSPLALAQAHETRDKLKAAHSELAEEGAIEIIIIKTTGDIVLDKPLADIGGKGLFTKEIDEALLNGTIDIAVHSMKDVPTYLPDGTILPCNLPREDVRDAFISLTANSLAELPAGSIIGSASLRRQSQILYRYPSLKVVNFRGNVQTRLKKLKGGDVHATLLALAGLKRLNMTENATSLLSVDEMLPAVAQGAIGIACRSSDDKMMEYLSSLNHEDTRLAVACEREFLAVLDGNCRTPIAAYAYRDKDGNCSFRGLLASPDGTTVYETTRSGPYSFDDMVAMGKDAGHELKAKAGPGFFDSLQ, from the exons ATGGTGTTGGTGAGGTGCACCACCGCGCACCACTCGCTCCTCGGCTCGCCGACCTGCctcgcgcgcccgcgccggcgggcgTGCCCCGTcgtgcgcgccgccgtcgccgtcgaggccgGCGCGCAGGCCAAGGTCTCCCTCATCCGGATTGGGACGCGCGGAAG TCCTCTTGCTCTTGCACAAGCCCATGAAACTCGAGACAAACTGAAAGCTGCACACTCTGAGTTGGCTGAGGAGGGGGCTATTGAGATCATCATCATAAAGACCACTGGGGACATTGTCTTGGACAAACCCCTTGCAGATATTGGAGGAAAGGGTTTATTCACCAAGGAGATAGACGAAGCACTCTTGAATGGAACGATTGACATTGCAGTTCACTCAATGAAAGATGTCCCAACATATCTTCCCGATGGAACAATATTGCCCTGTAACCTCCCACGAGAGGATGTCAGAGATGCATTCATAAGCTTGACTGCAAATTCGCTTGCAGAGCTTCCTGCTGGTAGTATTATTGGAAGTGCTTCCCTGCGGAGACAATCTCAGATTCTATATAGATATCCATCACTGAAA GTAGTTAACTTCAGAGGAAATGTTCAGACACGGTTAAAGAAACTCAAGGGAGGAGATGTCCATGCTACGTTGTTGGCACTGGCTGGACTAAAGCGGCTAAACATGACGGAAAATGCAACATCTTTATTATCAGTGGATGAAATGCTTCCAGCAGTTGCCCAAGGTGCTATTGGAATAGCTTGCCGAAGCAGTGATGACAAAATG ATGGAGTATCTGTCCTCATTGAACCATGAAGATACCAGATTAGCTGTTGCATGTGAAAGAGAATTCTTGGCAGTTCTTGATGGTAACTGCCGAACTCCAATTGCGGCCTATGCTTATCGTGACAAGGATGGGAATTGCTCATTCCGAGGTCTATTGGCCTCACCAGATGGAACTACAG TATACGAGACAACAAGAAGTGGACCGTACTCTTTTGATGACATGGTTGCTATGGGCAAAGATGCTGGTCATGAGCTGAAGGCAAAGGCTGGCCCTGGCTTCTTTGATAGCTTGCAATGA
- the LOC117841748 gene encoding protein JASON isoform X1 has protein sequence MGCFLSCFRGGSDPSGDLRDPLVRESRIGDAFLNDDKRIEAGGRLDVEAANGGGVDEELRREANYLKSCGTISQTPPEILEFSSPATSEDTNERNDTSSNVQVMEETKLLEGNLSEVSKSDEPDSLIQQQNIDEGIVRVESESGSSSQDNPSFQTIRDQKTDSSDSPYPTPLVLRGDIQTPGTVYTACMGTSKHGKRARASRQFIYPVLRPIENKLQWMELKAAESPVLASNPPKRRNMSSDFGKKPQQTFASSMAAQTGSPNSEPFPFHDYCAEQDEVISPDELKAQNVKQQLFEGGEELPEQGSEDGKHGVSSLAYWLKPSSADDESHGDTNTEDNVEKEPCYEKSVFDVPIFPASAFNWDIDNPTPVLPKAWDGNGIPNTTTKYKESFRRCQDQKVSWHATPFEERLMKVLSDEKPLHERKISGKLIHLEENAE, from the exons ATGGGCTGCTTCCTCTCCTGCTTCCGCGGCGGCTCCGACCCATCCGGCGATCTCCGC GATCCGCTCGTACGGGAGAGCCGCATCGGGGACGCCTTCCTGAATGACGACAAGA GAATTGAAGCGGGTGGAAGGCTGGATGTGGAGGCGGCTAATGGTGGAGGAGTCGACGAGGAGCTCAGGAGAGAG GCAAATTATCTCAAATCTTGTGGCACAATATCACAAACCCCACCAGAAATTCTGGAATTTTCAAGCCCAGCCACTTCAGAAGACACTAATGAG CGCAATGACACATCCAGCAATGTGCAAGTGATGGAAGAGACAAAACTACTGGAAGGGAACTTATCTGAAGT GTCCAAATCTGATGAGCCTGATTCACTGATTCAACAGCAGAACATTGATGAAGGAATTGTCAGGGTGGAATCAGAATCTGGATCATCGTCACAGGACAATCCTTCATTTCAGACCATCAGAGACCAGAAGACTGATTCTAGTGATTCACCTTATCCAACCCCTTTGGTCCTCAGAGGTGACATCCAGACTCCTGGAACAGTATACACTGCATGTATGGGGACTTCAAAGCATGGAAAGCGTGCAAGAGCCAGCAGACAGTTCATTTACCCTGTTCTGAGACCCATTGAGAACAAGCTACAGTGGATGGAACTAAAAGCCGCTGAGTCACCTGTGCTAGCATCCAATCCTCCGAAGAGAAGAAATATGAGCTCAGATTTCGGCAAGAAGCCTCAGCAGACTTTTGCAAGTTCAATGGCTGCACAGACAGGTTCACCAAATTCCGAGCCTTTCCCGTTCCATGACTACTGTGCAGAGCAGGATGAAGTCATCTCGCCTGACGAACTCAAGGCTCAGAATGTCAAGCAGCAGCTGTTTGAAGGTGGAGAAGAACTACCGGAACAAGGTTCAGAAGATGGAAAGCATGGCGTTTCAAGCCTCGCTTATTGGCTGAAGCCATCATCTGCAGATGATGAGAGCCACGGTGACACCAACACCGAAGACAACGTTGAGAAGGAGCCATGCTACGAGAAGAGTGTCTTTGATGTGCCTATCTTTCCAGCATCAGCTTTCAACTGGGACATTGATAATCCTACCCCTGTGTTGCCCAAGGCGTGGGACGGCAACGGCATCCCAAACACCACAACAAAGTACAAAGAG TCTTTCCGCCGTTGCCAGGACCAGAAAGTCAGTTGGCATGCCACACCGTTTGAGGAGAGGCTGATGAAGGTTCTGTCGGATGAGAAGCCGCTCCATGAAAG GAAAATCAGCGGGAAGCTTATCCACCTTGAGGAAAACGCCGAGTAG
- the LOC117851036 gene encoding O-fucosyltransferase 23 produces the protein MNILLELKHLKLLSLPARPVICKGLLIVIALIILRAILSPFFAINSSEKEEFYESTSPDLLPGIRRDKFVEVPQIIWGLNNQKIAFARACLTARFLNRSLLMPSLSASLFYKEVDLLQPINFDKVFDFNKFNARCHGFVKLARYSEVSNRTEPFKLQKGSGRKWTVERDLDQLQQFIGGRADDFEVIEIVGKHPFLWPDHWPVKDYAKIFDCLVLVPEIETEVVKVISKIREAGQRARHEAGFSHSKQRRDGSTNLPVPYVAVHMRIEKDWMIHCKKWEQRSHLHEICSSKEEIIHKVSQITDLRRPVVVYLAVADSLLEDDSITSGWRVGMVAYEKKKLGVTDIYDRQPYLIKSAIDFEVCSRADVFVGNSFSTFSNLVVLSRTEKLYNLGKVSSCGENIGLSSYAYNVMGDDGGPQRWMTDMSDTNLQRLSYGTNNVSCH, from the coding sequence ATGAACATCCTACTTGAGCTGAAGCATCTCAAGCTCTTAAGCTTGCCTGCAAGGCCTGTCATCTGCAAAGGCCTTCTGATAGTGATTGCTCTTATTATATTGAGAGCAATTTTATCTCCATTTTTTGCCATAAACTCATCTGAGAAGGAAGAATTTTATGAGTCAACATCCCCTGACTTGCTTCCTGGAATTAGACGAGACAAGTTTGTTGAGGTCCCACAGATTATATGGGGATTGAACAATCAGAAGATAGCATTCGCCAGAGCGTGCTTGACTGCAAGATTCCTGAACAGATCTCTTCTCATGCCAAGCCTGAGTGCTTCACTCTTCTACAAAGAGGTTGACTTGCTGCAGCCTATCAATTTTGACAAGGTGTTTGACTTTAATAAGTTCAATGCGCGTTGTCATGGTTTTGTAAAGTTAGCTCGGTATTCAGAAGTTTCTAATCGAACTGAAcctttcaaactccaaaagggGAGTGGTAGAAAGTGGACAGTGGAGAGAGACTTGGATCAACTGCAGCAATTCATAGGGGGCAGGGCAGACGACTTTGAAGTCATTGAAATCGTTGGGAAACATCCGTTTCTGTGGCCTGACCATTGGCCAGTCAAAGACTATGCCAAAATCTTTGATTGTCTTGTCTTAGTTCCTGAGATAGAAACTGAAGTGGTTAAGGTCATATCCAAGATTAGAGAGGCAGGCCAAAGAGCAAGACATGAAGCTGGGTTTTCTCATAGTAAGCAGAGGAGAGATGGCTCAACGAATCTGCCTGTACCATATGTTGCTGTTCACATGAGGATAGAAAAAGATTGGATGATACATTGCAAGAAGTGGGAGCAGCGGTCCCATTTACATGAAATCTGCAGCAGTAAAGAAGAGATCATTCATAAGGTCTCACAGATCACTGATCTACGTCGGCCCGTCGTTGTTTATCTTGCAGTAGCTGACAGCCTTCTTGAAGATGATTCAATAACCAGTGGGTGGAGAGTGGGTATGGTTGCTTATGAGAAGAAGAAACTTGGAGTTACCGACATCTATGATAGGCAACCATATCTTATAAAGTCTGCCATCGACTTTGAGGTGTGCTCGAGAGCAGACGTGTTTGTTGGCAATAGCTTCTCGACATTCTCCAACCTTGTAGTGCTTTCCAGAACAGAAAAGTTATATAACCTGGGAAAGGTGAGCTCATGTGGTGAGAACATCGGGCTTTCATCATATGCATACAATGTCATGGGCGATGATGGTGGGCCGCAGAGATGGATGACAGATATGTCCGATACAAACCTTCAGAGGCTAAGTTACGGAACAAATAACGTCTCGTGCCACTGA
- the LOC117848879 gene encoding uncharacterized protein, translating to MESTGPPPDSRTVAWRLAENTEPNMEHATPPAAAAGGVTATVDLSPAATDLGGAHHLPCGIKQNGGAPVSDYFKPRSTGVEVEGVRVEEAFFRGRKLQGATLALPDGYRGYVLEKKSGGKDKQNSDGEVSNFVARAEFQNITYWNHDTTPSAEDSLPRCFHWLTVANAMHKPVTSEELANMSAMQNQDN from the exons ATGGAATCGACCGGGCCACCACCGGATTCCCGCACCGTGGCTTGGCGGCTTGCTGAAAACACAGAGCCGAACATGGAGCACGCGacccctccggccgccgccgccggcggcgtcacGGCCACCGTCGATCTCTCCCCTGCAGCCACCGACCTTGGTGGGGCGCACCACCTGCCCTGCGGCATCAAGCAGAACGGCGGCGCCCCCGTCTCCGACTACTTCAAGCCCAGGAGCACAG gtgtggaggtggagggggtgaGGGTGGAGGAGGCCTTCTTCCGCGGGAGGAAGCTGCAGGGCGCTACCCTTGCACTCCCGGATGGCTACCGAG GTTATGTATTGGAGAAGAAGAGTGGAGGAAAGGATAAACAGAATTCAGATGGTGAAGTGAGTAATTTTGTAGCCCGTGCGGAATTCCAGAACATAACCTACTGGAATCATGATACCACGCCATCAGCAGAGGATTCCCTCCCAAGGTGCTTTCATTGGCTAACTGTTGCTAATGCG ATGCACAAACCAGTGACTTCTGAAGAGCTGGCTAACATGTCAGCAATGCAGAACCAGGACAACTAG
- the LOC117866449 gene encoding putative E3 ubiquitin-protein ligase LIN-1, giving the protein MMTPPPPTTPTPSSLRDLLALERIADEDDGGGGGAARPFPQRASRSPRRGAASRSRSCRHASPPPRTPLDMKGKKEGWEAAAAADDDDDGAVGAVVAVLSAYVGRFLKDAELRSGLREKCAACLAPASTAAAAAEDAAAGRAVLANLELGIESIERLAADGAAPRDAKIRSLRNSIRLLSVVASLHSPRPGAATAAAAGGRGSTTTCGVPNSHLAACAQLYLSVVYRMERNDRVAARHLLQVFADAPGLARRDLLPDLWDRVFLPHLLHLKVWFTNEVELVAGWDADDRCRRMKSLQRLYNDNMDSGTAQFAMYYKEWLKSGGSEPPVPSVPLPSMPGNFDACEKHSASVRRSSINRNLYNAVFGTAFELEDVKDAKLDDETELVLDLDLDVGLNDNSVSLKMEKLAHSKMGLQEKHYRSQKEGAIPETAPTQRKSYPFRLFSCQGDISRKVINHPKIAKKEVLSVEKELYNSELTMTLERAISVVSNSDSLRQCEDAVHEVARACSTLQGDPNLVNLLSCASFIQGLLEVTFTSKDDAVLESAILIMGKLVLGNEVIRQLVLNADPQLEVFLRLLRSNELFLKAAIVLYMMKPKAKQMLSLDWIPLVLHILECGDEVQSLSSVKCAPKVAAFYFLDQLLMGFDVDRNIENAKQMIALGGLDLLISRLEAGDARESRHCIALLTTCIQADGSCRHYLADNLKKEPIVQLLVGNQKKASAAALNFISELVCLNRTTKIVEFLKELKNSGCLNTMHILLVYLQQAPLVQHPLAAVLLLQLDLLGDPLQYSVYREEAIEAMISALESSSRSKKVQEQCARALLILAGRFSSSGEPIAEAWLLKRAGLDDSLSESFRRTEIFKDKSVRAEEEKVVEERLKKLALMLLNSGGKRFLAALSNCISDGIPSLSRSCLITVTWMSSSLSPLGGCNDFQPLACSVLAPNLLDSLSYDRVLEERVLASLSLLNVVRHPECMEKVFPLKKDTIESLQDLAEVTWTAKELLFACCR; this is encoded by the exons ATGATgacgccaccaccgccgaccACGCCGACGCCGTCGTCCCTCCGCGACCTGCTCGCGCTGGAGCGCATCGCGgatgaggacgacggcggcggcggcggcgccgcgcggccgtTCCCGCAGCGCGCTTCCcgctcgccgcggcgcggggcggcgtcGAGGTCCAGGTCGTGCAGGCacgcgtcgcctccgccgcggaCGCCACTGGACATGAAAGGGAAGAAGGAGGGgtgggaggccgccgccgccgccgacgacgacgacgatggcgcgGTCGGCGCGGTGGTCGCGGTGCTGTCCGCATACGTGGGGAGGTTCCTCAAGGACGCCGAGTTGCGGAGCGGGCTCCGGGAGAAGTGCGCCGCGTGCCTCGCGCCCGcctcgaccgccgccgccgccgcggaggacgcggcggcggggcgcgccgTGCTGGCCAACCTCGAGCTGGGCATCGAGAGCATCGagcgcctcgccgccgacggcgccgccccgcgcgACGCCAAGATCCGCTCCCTCCGCAACTCCATCCGCCTCCTCAGCGTCGTCGCCTCGCTCCACTCGCCgcgccccggcgccgccaccgccgccgccgcgggaggacgcggcagcaccaccacctgcgGGGTGCCCAACTCCCACCTCGCCGCGTGCGCGCAGCTCTACCTCTCCGTCGTCTACCGGATGGAGCGCAACGACCGCGTCGCCGCGCGTCACCTGCTCCAGGTGTTCGCCGACGCGCCGGGCCTCGCGCGCCGGGACCTGCTCCCGGACCTCTGGGACCGCGTCTTCCTGCCCCACCTGCTCCACCTCAAGGTCTGGTTCACGAACGAGGTCGAGCTCGTCGCCGGATGGGACGCCGACGACCGTTGCAGGAGGATGAAGAgcctgcagaggttgtacaacgaTAACATGGACAGTGGCACGGCTCAGTTCGCGATGTACTACAAGGAGTGGCTCAAGTCAGGGGGCAGCGAGCCTCCGGTCCCCTCTGTGCCGTTGCCTTCGATGCCCGGAAACTTCGACGCCTGCGAGAAGCATTCGGCTTCGGTGCGCAGGAGCTCCATCAATAGAAACCT GTACAATGCTGTTTTTGGTACGGCATTTGAGCTGGAAGATGTCAAAGATGCAAAGCTAGACGATGAGACTGAATTGGttttggatttggatttggatGTGGGATTGAATGATAATTCAGTGAGCTTGAAGATGGAGAAGCTTGCTCAT AGTAAAATGGGGCTCCAAGAAAAGCATTACCGCTCTCAGAAAGAAGGCGCTATTCCAGAAACAGCACCTACACAACGGAAATCATACCCTTTTCGACTATTCTCCTGTCAAGGTGATATAAGTAGGAAAGTTATCAATCATCCTAAGATAGCAAAGAAGGAAGTTCTGTCTGTCGAGAAAGAGCTATACAACAGTGAGTTAACAATGACTCTGGAACGAGCAATTTCCGTGGTATCCAATTCAGACAGCCTTAGGCAGTGCGAGGATGCTGTGCATGAAGTTGCCAGAGCATGTTCAACCTTGCAAGGGGACCCTAATCTTGTAAACTTGCTGTCATGTGCCTCTTTTATTCAAGGGCTTCTCGAGGTTACATTCACCTCCAAAGATGATGCTGTACTGGAGTCAGCTATCTTGATAATGGGAAAGTTAGTGTTGGGGAATGAGGTGATTAGACAGCTTGTGCTTAATGCAGATCCACAGCTTGAGGTTTTCTTAAGGCTTCTGAGAAGCAACGAGTTGTTCCTGAAGGCAGCTATAGTGCTTTATATGATGAAGCCTAAAGCTAAGCAGATGCTATCATTGGACTGGATACCTCTGGTACTGCACATATTGGAGTGTGGTGACGAGGTGCAATCTCTGTCTTCTGTAAAATGCGCACCAAAAGTTGCTGCGTTCTATTTCCTAGATCAGCTCCTTATGGGGTTTGATGTTGACAGAAATATTGAGAATGCAAAGCAGATGATTGCTTTAGGTGGTTTGGACCTCCTTATTAGCAGACTTGAAGCTGGTGATGCCCGTGAGAGCAGACACTGCATTGCTCTCTTGACCACATGTATTCAAGCTGACGGCAGTTGTAGACACTACTTAGCTGATAATCTGAAGAAGGAACCGATTGTTCAACTTCTTGTTGGAAATCAGAAGAAGGCTAGTGCTGCAGCCCTTAATTTTATTAGTGAACTGGTCTGCCTTAATAG AACAACCAAAATCGTGGAGTTCCTCAAGGAGCTGAAAAATAGTGGCTGCTTGAATACAATGCATATTCTGCTGGTCTATCTCCAGCAGGCTCCTCTTGTCCAACATCCACTAGCAGCTGTCCTGCTACTCCAGCTTGATCTCCTG GGTGATCCTTTGCAGTACAGCGTATACAGAGAGGAGGCGATTGAAGCCATGATATCTGCTTTGGAGAGCAGTTCACGGAGCAAAAAGGTCCAAGAACAATGTGCTCGTGCTCTTTTAATCTTGGCCGGGCGGTTTTCATCTTCAGGAGAACCCATAGCAGAAGCATGGCTACTAAAGAGAGCAGGCCTAGACGATTCCCTCTCTGAATCCTTTAGGAGAACGGAGATATTCAAAGATAAGAGTGTTCGAGCA gaagaagaaaaggtggttgAAGAACGGCTGAAGAAACTTGCCTTAATGTTACTAAATAGCGGGGGCAAAAGGTTCCTCGCGGCACTGTCAAACTGCATATCTGATGGAATACCAAGTCTAAGTCGGTCCTGCCTCATCACCGTAACATGGATGAGCAGTTCCCTGTCACCACTGGGTGGATGCAACGATTTCCAGCCTCTAGCATGCTCCGTTCTTGCACCGAACCTTTTAGATAGCTTAAGCTATGACAGAGTTTTGGAGGAGAGGGTGCTTGCTTCACTGTCACTGCTGAATGTTGTGAGACATCCAG AATGCATGGAGAAGGTTTTCCCACTGAAGAAAGacacaatcgagtcattgcaaGATCTTGCAGAAGTGACGTGGACTGCAAAGGAGCTCCTCTTCGCCTGCTGCAGATGA